The DNA region CCCTGATCCGCGTGGCGCGTTCGGGCGGGGCGGCGGGCGTGCTGGAGCTCACGCGGGGGGAGGGCGGCACGCAGGGCACGCCGGAGGTCCGCGCGGCGGAGTGCGTGGCGGCGGCGGCCGTGATGGGCCTGAGCTGGCGGGGGCAGCTGGGACTGCCGGACGGCGGGCTGGTGGATTCCGGGGCGGGCGCGCGGGCGCTGGCGGAGGTGCTGCGGGCCCTGCGGCCGCGGGTGCTGGTGGTGCCGCACTACCGGGACCGGCACCCGGACCATTTCGGGGCGTACCACCTGGCGAAGCGGGCGGTGCACCTGTCGGGGCTGGTGAAGGCGGAGCTGCCCGGGGAGACGCACCGGCCGGCGCGGGTGCTGCTGTACCAGGGGAACGCGGACATCACGCCGAACGTGCTGGTGGACGTGAGTGGCGTGCAGGACGTGTGGGAGAGGGCGGTGCTGGCGCATCACAGCCAGTTTTCGGGGCTGGCGGTGTCGGAGACGGTCACGCCGGAGATCGTGGAGCGGCGCCGGGCGCGGCTGATGTACTGGGGGACGCTGGCGCGCGTGCGGTATGCCGAGGCGTTCGAGGTGGAGGACCCGCTGCTGATCGACCCGGTGTCGCTGTAGCGCCTTACCTGAGGGCGCGGACGGTGGCGAGCACCTGCTCGGGGCGCACGGTGTACTCGCCGGGGGAGGCTTCCACGTGCGCGCTCTGCACCACGCCGGCCCGGTCGATCACGAACACGGCGCGGCCGCTGATGCCGCGCTCGTCGATGGCGACGCCGTACTTCCGGGCGGTGTCCAGGGTCATGTCGGCCAGCAGGGGAATGTCGATGCCGTACTCGGCGGCCCAGGCCTTGTGGGTGTGGACGCTGTCGCGGTTGATGCCCAGCACGACCGTGCCGGTGTCGGTGAAGTCGTCCT from Deinococcus ficus includes:
- the bshB1 gene encoding bacillithiol biosynthesis deacetylase BshB1 produces the protein MAFETVFGRVGRLDWLCLAPHPDDAEIGAGGALIRVARSGGAAGVLELTRGEGGTQGTPEVRAAECVAAAAVMGLSWRGQLGLPDGGLVDSGAGARALAEVLRALRPRVLVVPHYRDRHPDHFGAYHLAKRAVHLSGLVKAELPGETHRPARVLLYQGNADITPNVLVDVSGVQDVWERAVLAHHSQFSGLAVSETVTPEIVERRRARLMYWGTLARVRYAEAFEVEDPLLIDPVSL
- a CDS encoding peroxiredoxin, coding for MSLIGQPAPDFTLPASTGETITLSSYRGQKNVVLVFYPLDFSSVCSIQLPEYSGRQDDFTDTGTVVLGINRDSVHTHKAWAAEYGIDIPLLADMTLDTARKYGVAIDERGISGRAVFVIDRAGVVQSAHVEASPGEYTVRPEQVLATVRALR